The following coding sequences are from one Gossypium hirsutum isolate 1008001.06 chromosome A12, Gossypium_hirsutum_v2.1, whole genome shotgun sequence window:
- the LOC107927586 gene encoding UDP-glycosyltransferase 43 encodes MAMDKYEAVFISTPTIGNLVPTVEFAHHLTRHDPRFSATLLIITVPERTIVNLYTKSLATAASHSQSHVNFIHLPTVQPPTPDQYQSSLGYTSLFIDKHKPHVKHAISTLASTTSVAALFVDMFTTSMIDIAQDLGIPCYLFFASPASFLGFMFHLPALDTQLAVAFVDSDSHSGFIVPKDSAVELIVPTFSKPLPPSMLPSHVLKRNKDGYFCFLENARRYTETIGIVVNTFLELEPHAIESLSISGLPPVYPVGPILDHAGASRWHPDGAQQQDSIMEWLDQQPPSSVVFLCFGSMGSLEGPQLREIAIGLERSGYRFLWSIREPRKGKLDLPGEYTNVEAVLPAGFLDRTAGLGIVCGWVQQVRVLSHQAIRGFVSHCGWNSILESVWHGVPIATWPVYAEQQMNAFELVKELGLGVEIRLDYREGSDLVVAEELERGLRRLMDGEDEVKAKVREMKSKSRMALMENGSSYKSLTSLIQEISSRMQGSEVKY; translated from the coding sequence ATGGCCATGGATAAATATGAGGCGGTCTTCATCTCCACTCCTACCATCGGTAACCTGGTTCCTACCGTCGAATTCGCCCACCACCTAACTCGTCATGACCCTCGCTTCTCCGCTACCCTTCTCATAATCACGGTGCCCGAGAGAACAATCGTCAACCTTTACACAAAATCACTTGCCACCGCTGCTTCTCACTCTCAGTCACATGTCAATTTCATCCATCTCCCTACCGTTCAACCTCCCACTCCTGATCAGTACCAATCTTCATTGGGTTACACATCCCTCTTCATAGACAAGCACAAGCCCCACGTCAAGCATGCCATCTCCACCCTTGCCTCAACTACTTCTGTTGCTGCTCTCTTTGTTGACATGTTTACCACTTCCATGATTGATATTGCCCAAGACCTTGGCATTCCTTGTTATCTCTTCTTTGCTTCTCCAGCCAGTTTTTTGGGGTTTATGTTTCATTTGCCAGCGCTAGACACACAACTAGCTGTCGCCTTTGTTGACTCCGACTCCCACTCTGGGTTTATCGTTCCCAAAGACTCTGCAGTGGAGTTGATCGTCCCCACTTTTTCTAAACCCTTGCCCCCAAGCATGTTGCCCTCTCATGTGCTAAAGAGAAACAAGGATGGTTATTTCTGTTTCTTAGAGAACGCACGCAGGTACACAGAGACAATAGGTATCGTAGTAAACACGTTTCTTGAACTGGAGCCCCATGCCATTGAGTCGCTTTCCATCAGTGGGTTACCTCCAGTTTACCCAGTGGGTCCAATTCTGGATCATGCTGGAGCGTCCCGATGGCATCCGGATGGAGCTCAGCAACAGGATTCCATAATGGAATGGCTTGATCAACAGCCTCCCTCTTCAGTGGTATTCCTCTGCTTCGGGAGCATGGGGAGTCTTGAAGGACCTCAATTGAGAGAGATCGCAATTGGGTTGGAGCGTTCTGGGTATCGATTTTTATGGTCCATACGCGAGCCACGCAAAGGCAAATTAGATCTCCCAGGTGAGTACACCAACGTAGAGGCTGTTTTGCCGGCGGGGTTTCTGGATCGGACGGCTGGATTGGGGATTGTGTGCGGGTGGGTTCAGCAAGTGAGAGTATTGAGCCACCAAGCAATTAGAGGGTTTGTATCACACTGTGGGTGGAACTCCATATTGGAGAGTGTATGGCACGGGGTTCCTATTGCAACATGGCCAGTGTATGCGGAGCAACAAATGAATGCATTTGAGTTGGTGAAAGAGCTGGGATTGGGTGTGGAGATAAGGTTGGATTACAGGGAGGGCAGTGATTTGGTAGTGGCTGAGGAGTTAGAAAGAGGGTTGAGGCGTTTGATGGACGGTGAAGATGAAGTGAAGGCCAAGGTAAGGGAAATGAAGAGCAAGAGTAGGATGGCACTGATGGAAAACGGTTCCTCCTATAAATCCTTAACATCCCTAATTCAGGAAATCAGCAGTAGAATGCAAGGTTCTGAGGTGAAATACTGA